One Spea bombifrons isolate aSpeBom1 chromosome 1, aSpeBom1.2.pri, whole genome shotgun sequence DNA window includes the following coding sequences:
- the GMPR2 gene encoding GMP reductase 2, whose protein sequence is MPRIDNDIKLDFKDVLLRPKRSTLKSRSEVDLFRSFTFRNSGQTYRGIPIIAANMDTVGTFDMARAICKFSLFTAIHKHYSVDEWKEFATSSPDCLEHVAVSSGTGQSDFQHLEAVLSAVPKVRYICLDVANGYSEQFVQHVKDVRARFPEHTIMAGNVVTGEMVEELILSGADIIKVGIGPGSVCTTRKKTGVGYPQLSAVIECADAAHGLNGHIISDGGCCCPGDVAKAFGAGADFVMLGGMLSGHTESGGEIIEKNGQKYKIFYGMSSETAMKKHAGGVAEYRASEGKTVEVPYRGDVEGTIRDILGGIRSTCTYVGAAKLKELSRRTTFIRVTQQLNPVFSNP, encoded by the exons ATGCCACGCATAGACAACGACATCAAGCTGGACTTTAAGGATGTTTTGCTGAGACCGAAGAGAAGTACCTTAAAGTCTCGCAGTGAG GTGGACCTATTTCGTTCCTTTACATTCCGAAACTCTGGTCAGACTTACAGAGGTATCCCTATTATTGCAGCCAACATGGACACAGTGGGGACCTTTGATATGGCTCGAGCTATCTGCAAG ttttctcTGTTCACAGCGATCCATAAACACTACTCAGTTGACGAATGGAAAGAGTTTGCCACTAGTTCCCCTGATTGTCTGGAG CACGTGGCCGTGAGCTCAGGTACAGGACAGTCTGATTTCCAGCATTTGGAGGCAGTACTGTCTGCTGTTCCTAAAGTTCGTTACATCTGTTTGGATGTTGCTAATGGATACTCAGAGCAGTTTGTTCAACACGTGAAAGATGTCAGAGCCAGATTTCCAGAACACACAATCATG GCTGGAAATGTTGTCACTGGGGAAATGGTGGAGGAATTGATCTTATCAGGGGCAGATATCATCAAGGTTGGAATTGGGCCAG GGTCCGTCTGCACCACCCGCAAAAAGACTGGGGTCGGCTACCCACAGCTGAGCGCCGTCATTGAGTGTGCAGATGCAGCTCATGGACTGAATGGACATATTATCTCA GATGGGGGCTGCTGTTGCCCAGGAGATGTAGCCAAAGCATTTG GAGCTGGTGCGGACTTTGTAATGCTAGGAGGAATGTTGTCTGGACACACAGAATCTGGAGGGGAAATAATCGAGAAGAAcggacaaaaatataaaatcttctATGGGATGAGTTCAGAGACAGCAATGAAGAAACATGCAGGAGGAGTGGCTGAATACAG GGCTTCTGAAGGAAAAACTGTTGAGGTTCCTTACAGAGGTGATGTGGAAGGAACCATCAGAGACATACTTGGAGGAATCCGTTCTACCTGCACCTACGTAGGTGCTGCCAAGTTGAAGGAGCTGAGTCGTAGAACCACCTTCATTAGAGTTACCCAGCAACTTAACCCTGTGTTCAGCAACCCATAG
- the NEDD8 gene encoding NEDD8, translated as MLIKVKTLTGKEIEIDIEPTDKVERIKERVEEKEGIPPQQQRLIYSGKQMNDEKTAADYKIQGGSVLHLVLALRGGC; from the exons ATGCTCATTAAAGTAAAG aCGCTGACCGGCAAGGAGATAGAAATCGATATTGAGCCGACAGACAAG GTGGAGAGGATAAAGGAGCGAGTGGAGGAAAAGGAGGGGATCCCACCACAGCAGCAAAGACTGATCTACAGTGGAAAACAAAT GAATGACGAGAAGACAGCAGCTGACTACAAGATACAAGGTGGTTCAGTGCTACATTTGGTCCTTGCGTTGAGAGGGGGCTGCTGA
- the TM9SF1 gene encoding transmembrane 9 superfamily member 1, producing the protein MCVLLPLTLLCLWHVVPYATAAESRYKPGDPVMLYVNKVGPYHNPQETYHFYQLPVCAPQQIVHKSLSLGEVLDGDRMAESMYRIKFRQNVERDTLCELKLSLSQVEELRQAIEELYYFEFVLDDIPIRGFVGYMEESGFLPHTHKIGLWSHLDFNIEYNEDRIIFANVSVRDVKPFSLDDVREPLSLTHTYSVRWFPSTVPYGNRGDRLRDSSFFPKSLEIHWLSIINSMVLVFLLLGFVVIILMRVLKSDLARYNLDEEGADEMDQGDNGWKIIHTDVFRFPPYRSLLCAVLGVGSQFLALGTGIIVMVLLGLFNVHRHGAINSAAILLYAFTCCISGYVSSNFYRQMGGDRWVWNIILTTSLFSAPFFLTWSVVNSVHWANGSTQALPATTILLLLTVWLLVGFPLTVIGGIFGKNSAGNFEAPCRTKNIAREIPRQPWYKSAPVHMAIGGFLPFSAISVELYYIFATVWGREQYTLYGILFIVFAILLSVGACISVALTYFQLSGEDYRWWWRSVMSTGSTGAFIFLYSVFYYWRRSNMSGVVQSVEFFGYSFLTAYVFFLMLGTVSFTASLRFIRYIYVNLKMD; encoded by the exons ATGTGTGTTCTGCTGCCACTCACGCTGTTGTGTTTGTGGCATGTGGTCCCATATGCAACGGCGGCAGAGAGTCGATACAAGCCGGGGGATCCAGTAATGCTGTATGTAAATAAGGTGGGGCCGTATCACAACCCGCAAGAGACTTATCATTTTTACCAGTTGCCCGTGTGTGCCCCTCAACAAATCGTCCATAAGAGTCTGTCCCTGGGAGAAGTGCTGGATGGAGATCGCATGGCAGAGTCTATGTATCGGATCAAGTTCCGGCAAAATGTTGAGAGAGACACTTTGTGTGAACTTAAGCTATCCCTGAGTCAG GTAGAAGAGCTGCGCCAAGCCATTGAAGAACTGTACTACTTTGAATTTGTGCTTGATGACATCCCAATTCGTGGTTTTGTGGGCTACATGGAAGAGAGTGGTTTCCTGCCGCACACTCATAAAATTGGCTTGTGGTCTCACCTGGACTTTAATATCGAGTATAATGAAGATCGGATTATCTTTGCCAACGTTAGTGTACGAGATGTGAAACCTTTCAGTTTGGATGATGTGAGAGAGCCCCTCAgcctaacacatacatacagtgttCGCTGGTTTCCAAGCACTGTACCATATGGGAATCGTGGAGACCGCTTACGGGATTCCAGTTTCTTTCCGAAAAGCCTTGAAATTCACTGGCTTTCAATAATCAATTCTATGGTTTTGGTTTTTCTGCTTCTTGGTTTTGTTGTTATCATCCTTATGCGTGTCCTAAAGAGTGATCTTGCACGGTACAATCTAGATGAGGAAGGAGCAGATGAAATGGACCAAGGAGACAATGGATGGAAGATTATTCACACAGATGTATTCCGTTTTCCTCCATACAGAAGCCTCCTATGTGCTGTATTGGGCGTAGGCTCTCAGTTCCTAGCCTTGGGAACAG GTATTATTGTCATGGTTCTTCTGGGTCTTTTTAACGTGCACAGACATGGTGCCATCAATTCAGCAGCTATTCTTCTTTATGCATTCACTTGCTGTATATCTGGCTATGTGTCGAGTAATTTCTACAGGCAGATGGGAGGAGATCGATGGGTTTGGAACATCATACTCACTACTAGCCTCTTCTCAG CTCCATTTTTCCTGACTTGGAGTGTGGTGAATTCAGTGCATTGGGCCAACGGTTCTACTCAAGCCCTTCCTGCTACCACCATCTTGCTCCTGCTCACGGTATGGCTGCTGGTTGGTTTCCCACTAACTGTGATCGGGGGTATCTTTGGAAAGAACAGCGCAGGAAACTTTGAGGCTCCTTGTCGGACTAAGAATATTGCACGAGAAATCCCTCGTCAACCCTGGTACAAGTCTGCGCCAGTGCACATGGCCATTGGAGGCTTCCTACCTTTCAG TGCAATTTCAGTGGAACTGTATTACATATTTGCAACTGTCTGGGGCCGTGAGCAATACACTTTGTATGGAATCCTGTTCATTGTCTTTGCCATCTTGCTGAGCGTCGGGGCCTGTATCTCTGTTGCGCTGACATACTTCCAGTTGTCGGGGGAAGATTACCGCTGGTGGTGGAGGTCAGTCATGAGCACCGGATCCACAGGAGCCTTTATCTTTCTTTACTCCGTCTTCTACTACTGGAGACGTTCCAACATGTCGGGAGTGGTTCAGAGTGTGGAATTTTTCGGTTATTCATTCCTCACAGCTTATGTTTTCTTCCTCATGCTTGGAACAGTCAGTTTCACTGCATCGCTTCGATTCATACGCTATATATACGTCAACCTCAAGATGGATTAA